The Perognathus longimembris pacificus isolate PPM17 chromosome 3, ASM2315922v1, whole genome shotgun sequence nucleotide sequence GGCGGAGGAGCAGCCACCGCGGTGGAAAGCCGCGAGAGACGTCGGGCAGCGGCCGGGACGTTCCTTCCCAACCTCTGGGCACGGGGTTGACTTGCCCAGGAAGGATTTTCTCTGGAGCGCACACACAGCCTGAGTCCCTTCTGCTGTGACCCCAGCTCCCGCTGGCTTGGGGCCGAGCCCTGGACCGCACCGTGCGTTTTCACCTTGGTGGCGGGTTCTCACGTGTGCGCTCACGTGACTCTGATCTTCCCGATTGGACGAGCGGGGACCTCAAGTCAGGACGGCTGAGTACGCATGCAGGCGTGCTCCTCCCTGCGCTGTCACTTAGGGCAAATCACTGCACTTCTCTGAGCCGCAGGTTCCTCCCCCGGGGACTAGCTCGAGGACTACTTCCCCTACAGAGCCATGGGAGGCTTCCGTCAAAGCCTCCGGTGTCTGCGTGTCTTCCACGGGTCGCGTGGGGTGCTTCATGAGCTACCCGCAACCCGGCAAGACCCATGTCACCGTGAACTCCGGTTCCGGGCGAGGAACAGAGCACAAAGAAGACAGGTGACTCGGCCTGAGTGGCAAGGCTGATAGGAGGCAGCGCCGGGTTTGAACCCACAAGGCCCGCTCCAGAGCCCACGCCCTTCATGGCGTGTGCGATAGCCATCCACTACCAAGGAAAGGAGGGCAGGGTGCAACTCAGTCAGCCAGCCAGCGCTTTGTTTGTTCCGGGGCCCACGGGCgaccctgtctctctctgtgtcctccTCCCCAGGTCTTCAAGCAGCCCGGCCCCTCTGTCCCCCCCGGCCGGCTCCCCTGCGCAGGGCCGCGGGACACCATCCACCCGCTGGACGAGGAGGCCTTCCCGGGGCGCGGGGCCTCGGGCCTGCACGGCGCCGGCGCCGACGGCGGCTTTGGCGGTCACGAGCCGTCCCCGCGGATGGGAGCGCCCCCCTTCCTCCTCGCTGGCCCCGACTCGCCGGCCCTCAAGACTCCGGGAGACGAGGGGCCCGCTGAGCTGCAGGACAGCCGTAGTAACGGCAGCGGTGACAGCACGGACAGCGGGATCTGCCTTGGGGAGCCCGGCCTgcaccccagccccaggcctgcctggAGGCCTCAGGATGAGAGTCCGGGCCGCCGCAGCCAGGAGGACAGCGGGGTGAGCCTCATCCAGAGCTCAGGAGACTCCAGGGATGCCCCAAACGGCCCAGCCTCGGGCCACACCCGTCTCCTGGGGCCTGAGGCCCCACAGGAAACAGACTCGGCCGTGAAGGCGTTCCAGGGCTACCTGAAACAGGCCAGACGTACAGAGGAGCCGGCAGTCACGGAGGGCTGCCCGGAGAAAGAGACCTTCTCGACGGACGGCCTCAGCCCAGAGCTGACCGTGTGCCTGGAGGCCGAGGCGGGCCGGCCCCCGCCGGCGCTGGCCAAGGGCTACATGAAACAGGACTCTCCCAGCACGGCGGGGGCTCCCCTGGAGGCCCCCGCAGACCAGTGGAGCCAGCTGGCCGAGGAATGGCCGCTCCTGGCCTTCGCCAGCTGCGGGGACCTGGGAACACCTGGCTGGAGTTGGACCTGCGACCTTGCCGCTCTGGACTGGAAGGCGAGCCCgggcagcctcctgagcagctttgACTCGGACCTGGCCCTGCCGCTGGTCTCCAGCCTGCACTGTAAAGAGTGACCGGGgcagaaggaggctgagatcccagcgcCGGGCCCGCCTGTGCGCTGCAAGCCACGGGGACCAGGCCGCGCTGGGTGCATCCGTCCTAGACGGCTGGACTGCCCAGCGGGGCCCTGCAGGTTCTGGCATAGGGAAGGACAGCCCCTCCCGTGAGCTCTTTCCTGCCCTCTGCCGGGGGCAGCCGCAGGGGCTTCTGGAGCCGGGGAGCTGCCGGGCTGAAGTGGGCTCGGCACAGGCACCTCCTCAGCCAGCCTGGTGACGAGACCCGGGGACCACGCTCGTGGGGGTTGATTCTAGTGGGAGCTCTGGGGCAATGATAATAGGGAGAGAACACGCCCACTCGGGGAGCAGGCTTGTCACGGGAAGATGATCTGAAGTCATCACCAGAAGATCTTAAGCTTTATCTGCCCTGGGCAGTCAGTCAGCCAGTCAACGCATCAGTCCACCCAACGACTCCGGCTCAGAACCCGTGCCTCCTGCCCCGCACGGGACCAATGACCACAGTCATTTGCAGCCCCCAGCCTTCACAGTTCACCACCATCTTGCCCCCAGTACCTGAGACGCGGCGGCTATCTGTGTGGGTCAGAGCTCAGCGCCCCGGGCAGCCTCGGCTTGTGGCCACTCGCTTCTCAGAAGAATTCCGTTTCCCCATCTGTGAGGTGCACTCACCTCGAAGGGGCTCCCCGCGCTGGGTGTCGGCTGCATTGGCGCCAGAGCCCAGGAAGAGCACTGTCTCAGAGCCCTGCCCGGCCGGACCCAACGCTGGGAGGACGTGGACTCTGCCCCCGTCGGTTCCAAGCGACATAGCGGGGCGTCTGGGGCGGCACCAGGAGGgtgggccagtcttggggcccCGAGGGAGCAAGCGTGGACCTCGCTTCCCCAAGGCCCGGTTGGGAATCCGTCTCCACACAAAGGCGGCGCCCAGCTTCTGCGCAAGGACGCCCGCCCGCACCACGCCCTCGCTGGCCTCCAACCTCACTGCAGTGTTTGGAAAGCGGGCCTTCGGGCTCAGGGACCCAGACGGAACCCCTGCCCCTCTGCCAGGAAGCCCAGAGGCTTCCTCGgggaagtttatttatttatttatttattgaagggCCAAGGAGGCCCAGGCAAAGACTCCAGGTTCTCTCCGGGCGTCTTGGAGCTCTAGGCTCTACCATACTCTTCCTCGTTGTACAGTCTTGGatcggtcttttttttttttccccctctttgagCCAGTTTCCAGATCTGTTCATCTGGAAAGAATGTGTGACTTGCCTAATAGGAACATGCACTTTCCTTGAGCAAGCGCATGTCAAGTGTTGCTTTGAACAGATTGTGAATGAgtaatgtacgtgtgtgtgtgtgtgtgtgtgtatgtgtgtgtgttaattccAATAAATTGCCCGGAATCCTGTGAAAACAATGTGGTTTCCGATGGTACCACCGCTGCGGTGGTTGGATAATCTAATGATATGCTAATGTTAGTTGCTGGTCATTGACTATGCTAATGATATGCTAACACgtaagggggggaaggggaggaactgGAGCGGAAGCAGACCCAGCCGTGCTAGCGTCGCCCGCTTTGCTTGTGACCTCGGGAAGATTACTCATCCTCAGAGCTTCTGATTCCAGTTGGTAATGGGATGGAATTCAGCCTGAGAGGTGGTGACGTTTGGATGAGATTGAGAGAGTTTAACCGGGTGCCAGGCAGATGGGGTTCCCTAGCCAAGGCCTGTCGTTGGCTGTGCAGGATCTGAAGGGAAATCGTTTTCCTTGGAGAAACTTGGGTGAACGTGGAAACCTTAGCAGGAAATGGAGAAAGTACATCTCGGGGCTTTGCACACGCATCCTGCCTGCAGGTGGGAAGCCCTCcttggacggacggacggacagcaCCTGCCGGCCTCGCCCGGAGGGGGTCCTGGACGCTTCTGCTAAGCGTGGAAGCCACGGGGTCATCCTCTAAAAGCCGCAGGCGGGTTTCCATCTCTCCCTGAGCTCACCCCGGCGGGTGCAGCCAGCCCAGGGTCTCTGGACCCCTGGGCTCCCGTGTGCCAGCCTGCATCCCCCAAGGAGGTGACCGGGACACCTCGTCTCGCTTGCTCGCCGTCACTCTGGGGTGCACCCAGGCCACCCCAAACCACAGATCAGCACGCACCGGGGTGGACCAGCTCTTACTTCCCCTCCAGACGCCTTGGGGCTGCGACTGGAAAGAGAAATGGCGAGGTCACTCTCCTCTGGACGTGGGGTGTGGGAGCTGGCTTCTTCCTCATGCGAGTGATCCTGAGGCAGGCGTGATGAGGCCTGACCGCAGGGTGGAGGTAAAGGCTCAGAAAACATGGCAGCCAACTTGAATATGTATGTGCGTGTGGATATaggtacatgcatatacatacacacccgTGAGGAGCAGCCTGCGGGACAGACAGAGGCTGGGCTGTTTACCTTGAATACAATGAGCTTGACTCCATGCTGCTGTAGGGAAAATCCAGAAAGTTCTTCTAGGCAGCAGGGCCAATGAGACACATCCATGCTTCTCTGGAATTAAAGTCCCCCAACTGAAGGTCTGGGCTGTTCCTCAGCTGAGCCATATCCTGGGAGGGGgttcgggggggtgggggggttcccaGGCTGGGGAATGTGTGATGGTATGTTTCTGTGAGCTAAGGGAACTTCCTCTTggtaagagagagggggaaacgGGCCAGAGTGGACAGAAGAGGAAATTCTGTTGAACTGTATTTTCCCAGATTGGTAACTAGCTGTTAACGAAGACTACTCGTTCTCTCCGAAATGCCTCTACTCCCCCTCAGATCACCCCCCTCCCTGGCCATGGTGTCTACACTGCATGGGGTTCTCTGAGCCTGCATGTGAGCGGGAAAGGCGGGTGCGGGCTGAGCCCCCATGGGAGGGACAGCACTTCGAACTGCGACAGATACGCAGGCCCCCCCCCTTTAGGGCCGATGTTATCAAACCCACCTTAGAGGACTCTGGGTGCTGGGAAGTTTGACTCACCCATTTCCTGTTGTATTGATGAGCTTGAGGGTTTCTTTTGAAGCCAACCCACAGTGTAAAGAATCAAGTGCATTGTTATTAATGGCCCGCAGTGTCTTTCCCCACTATCAGATCCATCTTCACTTTAATCTCACCCTGTGAAAAGGGTAATCGTACCCAGAAAACACTCCAATGACCAGAGGCTGGGCCAATGGAGCTCATGCTCCAAAAAGATGACTCAGACCAAAGTGGAAGATGTCACTCCCgggcaggaggctgggacctgaatgGGAGCGCTCCGTTCCTTTAACAAGCACCTACTCTGTGCTAGGTGTGTGCTCACTCCTGGGGACAAAGGGGCCCTGGTCTCGTGGGGTTGGCCACGGGGTTATAAAGGTAAACATCCCACGAGCCACGGCCACCAGTATTGAATGTGGTCGGAGGGACGCCGGCCCACAGGAGGAAGGAGGCCGGAGCCTCGAGGCTCTGAGCACGGAAGTGCCCTTCCCTTCATCTGCCCTCCCTGGGGCCAGGGTTACAGGCTGCAGCACTCTGGGAGGGGGGGGTGCATGGAGAAGATGAGCCAAGGGTTCTAGAAACTTCCTGGCCACTTTCTGAATCCAGCTCTTGGGAAGAGCAGTTTCCACTCCGAGGCAccgggccagtcctgggctatcACCCCGCTATTGTGGGGCTGCACTTGCCACACGGGAGCCCGGTGTTGTCGCCCTGAAATCACCCACCTGGACACAGCCCCTGTCACCTCCGTGCTTCACCAACCTGCCCACACCCGAGGCGCCGCTTCGGATGGCGTTGGGATGGCCTAGCCAGGCCACTCCTGGCAAGCCCAGCAGCGCCCTGCAGGTGAACACCCAGGGGGTCCAGCCGGGCCTTGGCCTCCCCCGTGCCGCCCCAcctgttgtttttgttggccTGTTGCTCCCCCAGGCAggcagaatatttttatttctggtcCCCAAGGGTGAAAATTCACCCCACCACTAGTTTCCTGTTTGTACCCGATCTGTTCAAATATCACTGCTTCTCGATGGGTTTTTGATCACTAA carries:
- the Il10ra gene encoding interleukin-10 receptor subunit alpha isoform X1; the encoded protein is MVLPPLLLLLSLRLGWGVQGTELPSPSSVWFEARFFKHILRWTPIPNHSPNTSYEVMLQRYGDEHWNLLPSCSPVLALSCDITMATLDLYHNSGYRAKVRALDGCRLSNWTLASPRFTMDEVVLTVGSVKLEMHNGLIHGTIQPSRPQVAPVGDTYESIFNLFRKYEIAVRKPPGNYTMVVDSEHFSLQAGEVGTLCVKVKPFVDSRVNKGLWSREQCITLSRQYLTVTHVILFFAFVLLLCAGLGFCLVLRLYVRRPGKLPSALVFKQPGPSVPPGRLPCAGPRDTIHPLDEEAFPGRGASGLHGAGADGGFGGHEPSPRMGAPPFLLAGPDSPALKTPGDEGPAELQDSRSNGSGDSTDSGICLGEPGLHPSPRPAWRPQDESPGRRSQEDSGVSLIQSSGDSRDAPNGPASGHTRLLGPEAPQETDSAVKAFQGYLKQARRTEEPAVTEGCPEKETFSTDGLSPELTVCLEAEAGRPPPALAKGYMKQDSPSTAGAPLEAPADQWSQLAEEWPLLAFASCGDLGTPGWSWTCDLAALDWKASPGSLLSSFDSDLALPLVSSLHCKE
- the Il10ra gene encoding interleukin-10 receptor subunit alpha isoform X2; this encodes MATLDLYHNSGYRAKVRALDGCRLSNWTLASPRFTMDEVVLTVGSVKLEMHNGLIHGTIQPSRPQVAPVGDTYESIFNLFRKYEIAVRKPPGNYTVMVVDSEHFSLQAGEVGTLCVKVKPFVDSRVNKGLWSREQCITLSRQYLTVTHVILFFAFVLLLCAGLGFCLVLRLYVRRPGKLPSALVFKQPGPSVPPGRLPCAGPRDTIHPLDEEAFPGRGASGLHGAGADGGFGGHEPSPRMGAPPFLLAGPDSPALKTPGDEGPAELQDSRSNGSGDSTDSGICLGEPGLHPSPRPAWRPQDESPGRRSQEDSGVSLIQSSGDSRDAPNGPASGHTRLLGPEAPQETDSAVKAFQGYLKQARRTEEPAVTEGCPEKETFSTDGLSPELTVCLEAEAGRPPPALAKGYMKQDSPSTAGAPLEAPADQWSQLAEEWPLLAFASCGDLGTPGWSWTCDLAALDWKASPGSLLSSFDSDLALPLVSSLHCKE